A region of Bradyrhizobium sp. CCBAU 53351 DNA encodes the following proteins:
- the nodU gene encoding nodulation protein NodU, translated as MRICGIKLTHDGGIALVEDGRLIFCIEQEKRSNNPRYQTIDNLDAIVVALTEHGLDPQEVDQFVIDGWAGVAESQFQVLSGTTPITLKGAPYVERHADGLLTSCDGSGLRLDGSDFPYRSYPHVTGHVASAYCTSPFAKAGQPAFCLVWDGGTFPRLYHVEHRGAQFIECLFPVIGHVYAAAGLHFGPYKQANRANWDLGGPGKVDPGGAGKLNLGVAGKLMAYIALGSVIENIVTVFEELYQERFAADTKLASFRTDIESMESALAAVHDFFDASARHLKARAPEDVLASFHCFLERLLVRKMALALQRHSYLGARNLCVAGGCGLNIKWNSALRATGLFDAVWVPPFPNDSGSAIGAACCAMVVEKGFSPLEWSVYSGPALQRRDVPPEWKAAPCSLHELATILAGNKPVIFLTGRAELGPRALGSRSILAPATSPRMKDYLNDIKLREHFRPVAPICLEDRAPDIFSPGTPDPYMLFDHQTRPEWRDKIPAVVHLDGSARLQTICRTSQHKVAELLVEYEKLTGIPLLCNTSANHHGRGFFPHVAAACEWGRVEHVWGDGILWTKAR; from the coding sequence ATGCGCATCTGCGGTATCAAGCTGACACATGACGGCGGGATTGCTCTTGTTGAGGACGGACGGCTTATCTTTTGTATCGAGCAGGAGAAACGGAGCAACAATCCGCGGTATCAAACAATCGACAACCTCGATGCAATCGTCGTCGCTTTGACCGAACACGGTCTGGATCCGCAAGAAGTTGATCAGTTCGTCATCGATGGCTGGGCGGGGGTGGCGGAGTCGCAGTTCCAGGTTCTCAGCGGGACGACACCGATCACTCTCAAAGGGGCGCCCTATGTTGAACGCCATGCCGACGGCCTTCTCACCTCGTGCGATGGCTCTGGTCTTAGGCTCGATGGCAGCGATTTCCCTTATAGAAGCTATCCGCACGTCACAGGCCATGTAGCCTCCGCATACTGCACCAGCCCCTTTGCCAAAGCTGGACAGCCCGCCTTCTGCCTCGTGTGGGACGGCGGCACCTTTCCACGTCTTTATCACGTAGAACATCGAGGCGCTCAGTTCATCGAATGCCTGTTCCCGGTGATTGGGCATGTCTATGCCGCCGCGGGACTTCATTTTGGACCGTATAAGCAGGCGAACCGCGCTAACTGGGACCTGGGTGGCCCCGGCAAGGTGGACCCGGGCGGTGCCGGCAAGCTTAACCTGGGTGTAGCCGGCAAGCTGATGGCGTATATCGCGCTCGGGTCTGTCATTGAAAACATTGTCACGGTCTTTGAGGAACTCTACCAGGAGCGCTTTGCGGCCGACACGAAACTTGCCAGTTTCCGTACAGACATTGAGAGCATGGAGTCCGCGCTTGCGGCTGTGCATGACTTCTTCGACGCCAGCGCGCGCCACCTAAAGGCCAGGGCCCCCGAAGATGTGCTGGCATCGTTTCATTGCTTCCTCGAGCGTCTCCTCGTCCGCAAAATGGCGCTTGCTTTGCAGCGGCATTCATATCTTGGGGCGCGCAATCTGTGCGTAGCAGGTGGCTGCGGTCTCAATATCAAATGGAACAGCGCACTACGTGCGACAGGCCTGTTCGATGCCGTCTGGGTGCCCCCGTTTCCGAATGACAGTGGCTCGGCAATCGGTGCCGCTTGCTGCGCAATGGTGGTGGAAAAAGGCTTCTCGCCGTTGGAATGGTCGGTATATAGTGGTCCAGCCTTGCAACGTCGAGATGTACCCCCCGAATGGAAGGCCGCGCCGTGTAGTCTGCATGAACTTGCGACCATTCTTGCCGGCAACAAGCCCGTGATTTTTCTTACCGGCCGCGCCGAGCTTGGGCCTCGGGCGTTGGGTAGCAGAAGCATTCTCGCCCCCGCGACCTCGCCGCGAATGAAGGATTATCTCAACGACATCAAACTTCGCGAACACTTCCGGCCAGTGGCTCCGATATGCCTAGAGGATCGTGCGCCGGATATATTTAGTCCCGGAACACCGGACCCTTACATGCTTTTCGATCACCAGACACGACCAGAATGGCGGGACAAAATCCCCGCTGTTGTACATCTCGATGGATCGGCGCGATTGCAGACGATTTGCAGGACCTCTCAGCACAAAGTCGCCGAGCTTCTCGTCGAATACGAAAAGCTCACAGGCATTCCGCTGCTTTGCAATACGAGTGCAAACCACCATGGACGTGGGTTCTTCCCGCATGTCGCAGCAGCCTGCGAGTGGGGACGCGTCGAGCACGTATGGGGCGACGGCATACTGTGGACCAAAGCTCGATAA
- a CDS encoding enoyl-CoA hydratase-related protein has product MIQKSELVLSTSPLPHVRLLSMNRPAKRNALSNELIAALASACRDAILDEDVRCIVLCGTDTFFCAGADIKEMQQRGFEAINNLARRNDWRDLTNCLKPIIAAVEGVCLGGGHELAMLADIIIAGEGALFGQPEINIGVLPGDGGTQRLTRVAGKSLAMLMILTGQSISARAAMQAGMVSEVTETGQARARALEIAEIIAQKPPRSTELAKAAVLAAYQTNLDAGVEFERQAIRVAFTTSDQQEGMDAFFEKRPPNYQGK; this is encoded by the coding sequence GTGATCCAAAAATCCGAACTCGTGCTATCCACTTCCCCTCTCCCGCACGTCCGCCTGCTGAGCATGAACAGGCCGGCGAAGCGAAATGCCCTGAGCAATGAGCTTATCGCGGCACTTGCATCGGCCTGCCGAGACGCAATTTTGGATGAGGACGTCCGCTGCATCGTGCTTTGCGGCACCGACACGTTCTTTTGCGCGGGCGCGGATATCAAGGAGATGCAACAACGCGGCTTCGAGGCCATTAACAATCTCGCCCGACGCAATGATTGGCGCGACCTCACCAACTGTCTCAAGCCGATCATAGCTGCCGTAGAGGGCGTTTGTCTTGGGGGCGGTCACGAACTTGCAATGCTGGCCGATATCATTATCGCAGGCGAAGGCGCGCTCTTCGGTCAACCTGAAATCAACATCGGCGTTTTGCCGGGTGACGGCGGAACCCAGCGGTTGACACGCGTGGCGGGCAAATCGCTTGCCATGCTGATGATCCTCACTGGCCAATCAATTTCGGCCCGTGCCGCAATGCAGGCAGGAATGGTCTCCGAGGTTACAGAAACGGGCCAGGCGCGGGCACGCGCGCTCGAGATTGCGGAAATAATCGCACAGAAGCCGCCTCGATCGACGGAGCTTGCGAAGGCTGCCGTTCTGGCCGCCTATCAAACGAACCTCGATGCCGGTGTGGAATTTGAACGGCAAGCGATCCGGGTTGCTTTCACCACTTCTGATCAGCAGGAAGGGATGGACGCTTTCTTCGAGAAGCGGCCCCCAAATTACCAGGGGAAATAG
- a CDS encoding CaiB/BaiF CoA-transferase family protein — MTATIARHSIERSNLRERPVVSDKATASVARGALDGLIVLEVGMVMQVPLAGQVLGDFGADVIKIERPQGDITRGLDFEATRVGGMSAYYAAMGRNKRTLALDLKNPAAFEILLTLVDRADVLMHNFRPGVMERLGLGYKDLSTRNPRLIYAAGFGFGETGPLADRPGQDMLAQAFSGLARGGLQEHQPPQLTNSPIVDYGAAMSLVQGILAAVIERQTSGRGQLVSTSLFDVSLAMQLCEIASESIYGVKTDWTRQAMLVRTADGWVAVVMLFRDNPLGLLCQALDLPDISTRPELATREKQIENLTAIQEYCAPALMTLNTSEVLDRLASVDLLCSPVNEIPEAISHPQASQNGIMWQVEVPGRGVVSLAGLPVRLSRTPPAVRIHPAPIGAATEEVLTSFGFSEQAIQEARSRKAFG, encoded by the coding sequence TTGACGGCGACGATCGCGCGGCATAGTATCGAGCGTTCCAATCTGAGGGAAAGGCCTGTCGTGAGCGATAAAGCAACTGCCTCCGTAGCGCGTGGCGCCCTTGACGGCTTGATCGTTCTGGAAGTCGGCATGGTGATGCAGGTGCCGCTTGCAGGACAGGTGTTGGGGGATTTTGGCGCGGACGTCATCAAGATCGAACGTCCCCAAGGTGACATCACGCGCGGGCTTGATTTTGAGGCCACCCGCGTCGGCGGGATGAGCGCGTATTACGCTGCGATGGGCAGAAACAAGCGGACACTCGCCTTGGATTTGAAGAACCCGGCCGCCTTTGAGATCTTGCTGACCCTGGTCGACCGCGCTGACGTGTTGATGCACAACTTCCGCCCCGGCGTGATGGAGCGGCTGGGCCTCGGCTATAAGGATCTTAGCACACGCAATCCCCGTCTCATCTATGCTGCGGGGTTTGGTTTCGGGGAAACAGGTCCGCTTGCAGATCGTCCGGGCCAGGACATGCTGGCGCAGGCATTTAGCGGGTTGGCACGGGGAGGACTGCAGGAGCACCAGCCTCCGCAGCTGACGAACTCTCCTATTGTCGACTATGGCGCGGCGATGTCGCTCGTCCAGGGCATTCTTGCCGCCGTCATCGAACGCCAGACCTCGGGCCGGGGACAACTGGTGTCGACGTCGCTGTTCGATGTTTCGCTCGCTATGCAGCTGTGCGAAATCGCCAGCGAGAGCATCTATGGTGTGAAAACCGACTGGACGCGTCAGGCGATGCTCGTCAGGACCGCGGACGGTTGGGTAGCCGTTGTAATGCTCTTTCGCGACAACCCGCTTGGCCTGCTTTGCCAGGCGCTCGATCTACCGGACATAAGCACGCGGCCTGAACTCGCTACACGCGAAAAGCAGATCGAAAATCTGACCGCCATTCAGGAATATTGTGCGCCGGCTTTGATGACCTTGAACACTTCGGAGGTACTCGATCGTCTGGCTTCCGTGGATCTGCTCTGCTCACCTGTGAATGAAATTCCAGAAGCGATCAGCCACCCTCAGGCAAGCCAAAACGGCATCATGTGGCAGGTTGAGGTACCCGGGCGAGGAGTCGTTTCGCTCGCCGGACTGCCAGTCCGGCTCTCACGCACACCTCCAGCCGTCCGGATTCACCCCGCGCCGATCGGTGCCGCTACCGAGGAGGTCCTGACTTCCTTTGGCTTCTCGGAGCAGGCGATTCAGGAGGCTCGAAGCAGAAAGGCTTTCGGATAG
- a CDS encoding PLP-dependent aminotransferase family protein, translated as MQKWHPHLRAGTAPLFVRLVEAIEHDIAAGTLAAGTRLPTQRDLAEEIGLSVGTVIKAYAEGQRRGLLLGHVGRGTFVASQRPTPASGGKVVDLSLNIPGPALLPKVLAESPSTFPTADISDYVGYLSHSGVAEHRAQLAGLFRQSGFEANPDNLVITNGAQHGIALTFSSICQPGDKVFVEAGTYHGMKSYAHFAKLDLIGLPMDGEGLLPGAFDKAAASGAARVLFAIPTIQSPTARIMSAARRREIVRIARKRDILIIEDDAYGFLDETSEPLASLAPERTFYVNTLSKCLAPGLRIGMLVAPEPYLSQIHQSMRATCWMASPISTFIVSEWIRTGTAARVKQSLVQEAKKRVKLASQILRPHIRADHPASFHIWMDLPSDIAQQVAARSLQRGVITTPPSALVVDPSLISGLRISIGVPENIEDLEWALRQVAASLEVGNEASMSII; from the coding sequence ATGCAGAAATGGCACCCTCACCTGCGGGCTGGCACCGCTCCCCTGTTCGTCCGGCTCGTCGAGGCCATCGAACACGACATCGCGGCAGGAACTCTTGCGGCAGGAACAAGGCTGCCTACCCAGCGTGATTTGGCAGAGGAGATCGGCCTCAGCGTCGGAACGGTCATCAAGGCCTATGCAGAAGGTCAACGGCGCGGCCTGCTTCTGGGGCACGTCGGCCGCGGGACGTTTGTCGCGTCACAGAGGCCGACCCCTGCGTCCGGTGGCAAGGTTGTCGATCTCAGCCTCAACATCCCAGGGCCGGCGTTACTGCCCAAGGTGCTAGCTGAGAGCCCATCTACGTTTCCAACGGCTGACATCTCCGACTACGTGGGATACCTCTCCCACTCTGGTGTTGCCGAACACCGGGCCCAGCTCGCCGGCCTATTTCGTCAATCGGGCTTCGAAGCCAATCCGGACAACCTCGTTATTACGAATGGAGCACAGCACGGGATAGCGCTGACCTTCAGCTCGATCTGCCAGCCTGGTGACAAAGTCTTCGTCGAGGCCGGCACTTATCACGGCATGAAGTCCTATGCTCATTTCGCAAAGCTCGACCTTATCGGGCTGCCGATGGATGGCGAAGGATTGCTGCCGGGCGCTTTCGACAAAGCGGCGGCAAGCGGGGCAGCGCGGGTGCTTTTTGCTATTCCCACCATCCAGAGCCCAACCGCGAGAATCATGAGCGCGGCACGCCGGCGAGAGATCGTGCGGATCGCGCGTAAGCGGGACATCCTGATCATCGAAGATGACGCATACGGCTTCCTGGACGAGACCAGCGAGCCGCTCGCCTCATTGGCGCCGGAGCGGACCTTCTATGTCAATACGCTGTCGAAGTGCCTGGCGCCGGGTCTGCGCATCGGAATGCTCGTCGCGCCCGAGCCTTATCTTTCGCAGATTCATCAATCTATGCGCGCGACCTGCTGGATGGCCTCGCCGATTTCAACCTTCATCGTATCCGAATGGATCCGCACGGGAACAGCCGCGCGCGTGAAGCAGTCTCTGGTCCAGGAGGCGAAGAAGCGCGTGAAGCTTGCCTCCCAAATCCTCCGGCCGCATATACGTGCAGATCATCCGGCCAGCTTTCACATCTGGATGGACCTGCCAAGCGACATTGCTCAACAGGTGGCAGCCCGTTCATTGCAACGGGGCGTCATCACAACGCCGCCCTCGGCGCTCGTGGTTGATCCCTCCTTGATCTCGGGGCTGAGGATATCGATCGGCGTTCCCGAAAACATCGAAGATCTCGAATGGGCGCTCCGCCAGGTCGCAGCTTCGCTCGAAGTCGGCAACGAAGCCAGCATGTCAATCATCTGA